A window from Saprospiraceae bacterium encodes these proteins:
- a CDS encoding M23 family metallopeptidase has protein sequence MMKNVKYVYNEHTLQYEPHKLSARDKFRMSLVYTSAVVLTAVIMFVVAYQYFPTPKEKVMTKEKEQLEFYLTQLTDEYQTISKKIEALHEKDNEINRMILGSKPIDDHVWNGGIGGHDKYDFLSNMKETGALIKANLIKVDELKFKIDIQKKSLDSLYRVAATKEKKLASIPSIKPVRETALKKDVKFLSGFGMRIHPIHKLRRFHKGIDFTAPQGTDIQATGDGRVLSINKTGSGYGKHVLIDHGYGYKTLYAHMHSINIKEGEIVKKGQKIGLVGSTGASTAPHLHYEVWINGVAINPIDYCLDGLTPKEYQELVKRATTDNQSLD, from the coding sequence TTGATGAAAAATGTAAAATACGTATACAACGAGCACACCCTTCAGTATGAACCACACAAACTATCAGCCCGGGATAAATTCCGGATGAGTCTGGTTTATACATCAGCCGTTGTATTGACAGCAGTCATAATGTTTGTAGTAGCTTATCAATACTTTCCTACCCCAAAGGAAAAAGTAATGACCAAGGAAAAAGAGCAACTTGAGTTTTATCTCACTCAACTGACAGACGAATATCAGACAATATCAAAAAAGATAGAAGCCCTCCACGAGAAGGATAATGAAATCAACAGGATGATCCTGGGGTCCAAGCCGATAGATGATCATGTATGGAATGGTGGTATAGGTGGTCATGACAAGTATGATTTTCTCTCCAATATGAAGGAAACAGGAGCACTTATCAAGGCCAACCTCATCAAAGTGGACGAATTGAAATTTAAAATAGACATACAGAAAAAGTCATTGGATAGCTTGTACAGAGTAGCGGCCACCAAAGAGAAAAAATTGGCTTCCATCCCCTCTATCAAACCAGTCAGGGAAACAGCATTGAAAAAGGATGTTAAGTTTTTATCTGGATTTGGCATGAGAATTCACCCAATCCATAAGTTGAGAAGATTTCACAAAGGAATAGACTTTACGGCCCCGCAAGGCACTGATATTCAGGCTACAGGAGATGGAAGGGTATTGTCTATCAACAAAACAGGAAGCGGATATGGCAAACATGTGCTCATCGACCATGGATATGGATACAAGACACTATATGCACATATGCATTCTATCAATATCAAAGAAGGAGAAATAGTTAAAAAAGGTCAGAAGATAGGATTAGTGGGCAGTACAGGTGCATCTACAGCACCGCATCTGCACTATGAAGTATGGATAAATGGTGTCGCGATCAATCCTATAGATTATTGTCTTGATGGCCTGACACCTAAAGAATATCAGGAACTGGTCAAAAGAGCTACCACTGATAATCAGTCTTTAGATTAA
- a CDS encoding peptidoglycan DD-metalloendopeptidase family protein, whose amino-acid sequence MKLTTLKGSKLPKRVTDIFLSFILATVFILAYHLDNKSDQKNTTSEDSEDIQRGASFLFGFNTDSFYIEKNLIRKNDVFGNILNTHGVNTNLTLLLEHEAKDIFNIRNIRVGQPYHVVKKHECDDTPVAIVYEPDNFKYIVCDLRESVKVTLVEKEIELCEEVVSGKIESSLWGTLEAQGINPAIIDLMEEALSSSVDFYHTRKGDEFKLIYENKYVDGRLTGLGRLIAACYINDNGANYSILYKSKDYEGYFDAEGRPARKSFLKAPVKCTGISSNYNLRGFHAIKGKTIPHLGTDYAAPYGTEIRSVSDGVVTASAYNGGNGNFVKVKHDNVYETQYLHMSRFAKGIRPGVRVRQGQTIGYVGATGLATGPHVCFRFWKNGRQVNHLKEKLPPPQPMSMQELPDFFEHRDKLLVRLNELQPEGSNLAAIQNKEKPVVKP is encoded by the coding sequence TTGAAACTTACAACACTAAAAGGAAGTAAGTTGCCAAAGCGTGTTACAGACATTTTTTTGTCATTTATTCTGGCAACAGTTTTTATATTAGCATATCACCTTGATAATAAATCAGACCAAAAAAATACCACATCTGAAGATAGTGAAGATATTCAGAGGGGTGCATCTTTTTTATTTGGATTTAATACAGATTCATTTTATATTGAAAAAAATCTTATCAGAAAAAATGATGTCTTTGGAAATATCCTGAACACTCATGGTGTCAATACCAACCTTACGCTCCTGCTGGAACACGAAGCAAAAGATATCTTCAATATTAGAAACATCAGAGTAGGGCAGCCTTATCATGTTGTAAAAAAACATGAGTGTGATGACACTCCCGTAGCTATAGTTTATGAACCCGATAATTTTAAATACATCGTCTGTGATCTGAGAGAATCTGTCAAAGTCACACTTGTCGAAAAAGAAATAGAACTTTGCGAAGAAGTCGTTTCCGGTAAAATAGAATCTTCTTTGTGGGGAACACTCGAAGCTCAGGGTATCAATCCGGCGATCATTGACCTTATGGAAGAAGCGCTCTCAAGTTCAGTGGACTTTTATCATACCAGAAAAGGTGATGAGTTCAAATTGATATATGAAAATAAATATGTCGATGGAAGGCTTACCGGACTCGGTAGGTTGATTGCAGCATGTTATATCAATGACAACGGTGCTAACTATTCTATTTTGTATAAATCAAAGGACTATGAGGGATATTTTGATGCAGAAGGGAGACCAGCCAGAAAATCTTTTTTGAAAGCTCCGGTTAAATGTACGGGCATTTCTTCCAACTATAACCTGAGAGGATTTCATGCCATCAAAGGCAAAACAATACCGCATTTAGGCACTGACTATGCTGCACCATATGGTACAGAGATCCGATCTGTATCTGATGGTGTTGTAACTGCTTCCGCATACAATGGAGGTAACGGTAATTTTGTAAAAGTGAAACATGACAATGTTTATGAAACTCAATATCTGCATATGTCAAGATTTGCCAAAGGAATCAGACCTGGTGTAAGAGTAAGACAAGGACAGACTATAGGATATGTGGGAGCCACAGGTCTTGCTACAGGACCTCATGTTTGTTTCCGATTCTGGAAAAATGGCAGACAAGTCAATCACCTCAAAGAAAAATTGCCACCGCCACAACCCATGAGCATGCAGGAGCTTCCTGACTTTTTTGAACACAGAGATAAACTGCTCGTCAGGCTCAATGAACTTCAACCCGAAGGCAGTAATTTAGCCGCTATTCAGAACAAAGAAAAGCCGGTAGTTAAACCTTAA
- a CDS encoding methyltransferase domain-containing protein, with protein sequence MEFLDKNYWEERHQNSDTPWHIGLVSTPIKEYIDQIKNKEIAVLIPGAGHPHEAAYLAEHGFDDITICDISPTAIHNIQSVLHDYPKIKYLCADFFNIEGNYDLILEQTFFCALHPSLREKYVDKMYSLLNLNGTLTGVLFASHFDRSGPPFGGSEYEYKSLFSTKLHIHLIEMCYNSVEPRSGNELFFICKKDLI encoded by the coding sequence ATGGAATTTTTGGATAAAAATTATTGGGAAGAAAGGCACCAAAATAGCGATACTCCCTGGCATATAGGATTAGTTTCAACCCCGATAAAAGAATACATTGATCAGATCAAAAATAAAGAGATCGCTGTATTGATACCTGGTGCAGGACACCCTCATGAAGCGGCATATCTTGCTGAACACGGATTTGATGATATCACGATTTGTGATATTTCGCCGACTGCTATTCACAACATCCAATCTGTATTGCATGATTATCCAAAGATCAAATATTTGTGCGCGGATTTTTTTAATATTGAAGGAAATTATGATCTTATTTTGGAGCAAACTTTTTTTTGTGCCCTTCATCCATCTTTGCGGGAAAAATATGTTGATAAAATGTACTCACTGCTTAATCTTAATGGTACCTTGACAGGTGTATTATTCGCATCGCATTTTGACAGATCAGGACCACCTTTTGGTGGCTCAGAATATGAATACAAGTCTCTATTCAGTACAAAACTACATATTCATCTTATTGAAATGTGTTACAATTCTGTAGAGCCAAGAAGCGGGAATGAATTGTTTTTCATTTGTAAAAAAGATTTAATTTAG
- the folP gene encoding dihydropteroate synthase has protein sequence MGIINVNPDSFFQDSRKTDIKAILDTTERMLMDGADILDIGGMSSRPGAQLISEEEELRRTVSPITEIIKRFPEAIISVDTMRSRVASETTDAGAKCINDISAGNFDPKMFQSVAKSKVPLIMMHMKGLPSDMQDNPNYGDVVMDIMAFFKEKIVMARKEGIHDIIIDPGFGFGKTLEHNYTLMRQFEVFSIFDVPLLAGVSRKSMIWKKLDITPEQALNGTTALHMHLLGKGVHILRVHDVKEAKECIELYRMLEI, from the coding sequence ATGGGAATCATCAATGTCAATCCGGATTCTTTCTTTCAGGATTCCAGAAAAACAGATATAAAAGCCATACTTGACACTACGGAAAGGATGCTAATGGATGGAGCTGATATCCTCGATATTGGTGGTATGTCATCCCGGCCCGGAGCGCAGCTGATTTCTGAAGAAGAAGAGTTGAGAAGAACAGTAAGTCCAATAACTGAAATTATAAAAAGATTTCCCGAAGCCATCATTTCAGTAGATACCATGCGCAGTAGAGTAGCATCTGAAACAACGGATGCAGGTGCAAAATGCATTAATGATATTTCGGCAGGCAATTTTGATCCAAAAATGTTTCAGTCAGTTGCAAAATCAAAGGTGCCATTAATCATGATGCACATGAAAGGGTTGCCATCTGATATGCAAGATAATCCAAATTACGGAGATGTAGTCATGGACATCATGGCATTTTTTAAAGAAAAAATCGTTATGGCCAGAAAAGAAGGTATTCATGATATCATCATTGATCCGGGATTCGGATTTGGAAAAACTTTGGAGCACAATTATACATTGATGCGTCAATTTGAAGTGTTCAGTATTTTTGATGTGCCCTTACTGGCAGGTGTCTCCAGAAAATCCATGATCTGGAAAAAACTGGACATCACACCTGAACAAGCGCTCAACGGCACTACGGCATTGCACATGCACCTACTGGGAAAAGGTGTCCATATATTGAGAGTTCATGATGTAAAAGAAGCCAAAGAGTGTATCGAATTGTATAGAATGCTGGAAATATAA
- a CDS encoding TonB-dependent receptor, producing MLKSELLFIFCFLILLNIHLVAQDTTLWIQEITIKENRIETRLKEANRTIEIIPLSSIKNAPARNIAELLSYVSGVDMRHRGVGGAQVDLNIRGGTFDQALILIDGIPLSDPQTGHHLMNLPLSISDIQHIEIHKSGGARIFGQNAFAGAINIITKRPGNTKSLEVETSYESFKTFQIRGAANIASASLPTRISVQHQTSAGYRPNTDYKISNAFLQNRIVATKCLHFDVMAGYNTRKFGGSGFYAGPAPSFAALPIDNNTQEYEEVSTSFASVSVPIGNDNFKINPRYYFRQSIDDYYFTRGQAVFNSTKSNVHTFDINSGFQSDLGRTGLGLLYQFTDFSSLRLDTTTRHQIAFFAEHKYTWNQLDINAGIQYSHYSDFGGAIYPGIEAGFRFSDDLKLFGSWNQAFRIPTFTDLYFRNGANNNNPDLQPERADNFELGARWSKAGYLISASWFSRVGADIIDRIKTDITQKWTPMNLSNLTVSGLEAMVNYQNADDNHFIQKINISGTYLYRVKYHTPQEVVLSRYAADNLRYQLSLNADFRLWSKMGFSFNTRYFERFTLIKNYESFYKGMVADTRIYWKENKWMMYAQVNNLTDKKYVESNGITMPGRWFAVGANIRVWGSNL from the coding sequence ATGCTAAAATCTGAGCTATTATTTATTTTCTGTTTTCTGATACTACTGAATATACATCTGGTGGCTCAGGACACAACATTATGGATACAGGAAATCACCATAAAGGAAAACAGAATTGAAACCAGGCTGAAGGAAGCCAACAGAACTATAGAAATTATACCGCTTTCATCCATCAAAAATGCTCCGGCACGGAATATTGCAGAACTATTGAGCTATGTCAGCGGTGTAGATATGCGCCACAGAGGTGTAGGTGGTGCTCAGGTAGATTTGAATATCAGAGGAGGTACTTTTGATCAGGCTTTGATACTGATAGACGGCATACCTCTTTCCGATCCTCAGACAGGTCACCATCTGATGAATCTCCCTCTGAGTATATCAGATATCCAACATATAGAAATACATAAATCAGGTGGCGCCAGGATATTTGGTCAAAATGCATTTGCAGGTGCTATCAATATCATCACAAAAAGACCTGGAAATACAAAGAGTCTGGAAGTAGAAACATCTTATGAGTCTTTTAAAACATTTCAGATAAGAGGTGCCGCCAATATTGCAAGCGCATCATTACCGACCAGGATATCTGTTCAACATCAGACTTCAGCCGGATATCGGCCCAATACCGACTATAAGATCTCCAATGCCTTTTTACAAAATCGTATAGTTGCAACTAAGTGTCTTCATTTTGATGTAATGGCGGGATACAATACCAGAAAATTTGGAGGCAGCGGCTTCTATGCTGGTCCGGCTCCATCTTTTGCAGCTTTACCTATTGATAACAATACTCAGGAATATGAAGAAGTAAGTACTTCCTTTGCATCCGTAAGTGTACCGATAGGCAATGATAATTTCAAAATCAATCCGAGATATTATTTCCGCCAGAGTATAGATGATTACTATTTCACACGCGGCCAGGCTGTCTTCAACAGTACTAAAAGCAACGTGCATACCTTCGATATCAATTCCGGATTTCAGTCTGATTTAGGTCGGACTGGTTTGGGATTATTGTATCAGTTTACCGATTTCAGTAGTTTAAGGTTAGATACGACCACCAGACATCAGATTGCTTTTTTTGCTGAGCATAAATATACATGGAACCAACTGGATATCAATGCCGGCATTCAGTATAGTCATTATTCGGATTTTGGTGGAGCAATTTATCCGGGTATAGAGGCAGGCTTTAGGTTTTCTGATGATTTAAAATTGTTTGGTTCGTGGAATCAGGCATTCAGAATTCCTACATTTACAGATTTGTACTTCAGAAACGGGGCTAACAACAATAATCCGGATCTTCAACCAGAACGAGCAGACAATTTCGAGTTGGGGGCAAGATGGAGTAAAGCCGGATATTTGATCTCTGCATCTTGGTTTTCAAGAGTTGGTGCTGACATCATAGACCGAATCAAAACAGATATCACCCAAAAATGGACACCCATGAATCTGAGTAATCTCACAGTATCAGGACTGGAAGCCATGGTAAATTATCAGAATGCGGACGATAATCATTTTATCCAAAAAATCAATATCTCAGGCACCTACCTGTACAGGGTGAAATACCACACTCCACAAGAGGTAGTCCTCTCAAGATATGCAGCGGATAATCTCAGATATCAACTCAGCCTGAATGCAGATTTCAGATTATGGTCAAAAATGGGATTCAGCTTCAATACCCGCTACTTTGAGCGTTTCACACTGATCAAAAATTATGAATCATTTTATAAAGGTATGGTGGCAGACACCAGAATATACTGGAAAGAAAATAAGTGGATGATGTATGCTCAGGTCAATAACCTGACCGATAAAAAATACGTAGAATCCAACGGTATTACTATGCCGGGAAGGTGGTTTGCAGTTGGAGCAAATATTAGAGTTTGGGGCAGCAATTTATAA
- a CDS encoding class IV adenylate cyclase, with translation MHLKNFEFKARVDDIERYENKLLYLNPEFQGTDHQIDTYFNTSIGRLKLREGNIENALIHYERGDTAGAKVSDIILYQHQPDQGLKNILIRQLGIKVVVDKKRKIYFIDNVKFHFDIVDNLGTFIEVEAIDQDGSTSTDQLREQCNYYLQYFNISQHQLIDKSYSDMLL, from the coding sequence ATGCATCTAAAAAATTTTGAATTTAAAGCCAGAGTGGATGATATCGAAAGATATGAAAATAAGTTGCTTTACTTGAATCCTGAATTTCAAGGCACTGATCATCAGATTGATACATATTTCAATACATCTATAGGAAGACTGAAGCTGAGAGAAGGCAATATTGAAAATGCACTCATTCATTATGAACGCGGAGATACCGCCGGTGCAAAAGTTTCTGACATCATACTGTACCAACATCAGCCGGATCAGGGGTTGAAAAACATTTTAATAAGACAATTGGGTATCAAAGTTGTAGTAGACAAAAAGCGCAAAATATACTTTATAGACAATGTCAAATTTCATTTTGATATAGTCGATAATCTGGGAACTTTCATAGAAGTAGAAGCCATAGATCAGGATGGTAGCACGTCCACAGACCAACTCAGGGAGCAATGCAATTATTACCTACAGTACTTTAATATCTCACAGCATCAATTGATAGATAAGTCATATAGTGATATGCTTTTATAA
- a CDS encoding membrane or secreted protein, translating to MMKTFGFLFLFLSTLTGNIFSQSSVHFKVWHTTEMTDSCEAHYLFVMSDGYFTKTRYRTDNGGFIQTKGGKYEMMGDSVRFYYEFDSFDKMKASAISTYYYKENGDQLSLRSAKKSRTLTRFDQQTSTPLTGTYLFSGRKEKGEITRRNTDQPRKTMKILTGNRFHWIAYNTETGEFFGTGGGSYSAINGKYSENIEFFSRNNARVGATLTFDFDKQGGDWHHSGLSSAGEPIYEIWSMRKK from the coding sequence ATGATGAAAACATTTGGATTTTTATTCTTATTTCTCTCGACCTTGACCGGAAATATATTCAGTCAGAGTTCAGTCCACTTCAAAGTATGGCACACCACAGAGATGACTGACTCTTGTGAAGCACATTATCTTTTTGTGATGAGTGATGGATATTTCACAAAAACCAGATACAGAACCGATAATGGTGGATTTATACAGACCAAAGGAGGCAAATATGAAATGATGGGTGACAGCGTCCGATTTTACTATGAATTTGATTCATTTGATAAGATGAAGGCTTCTGCTATTTCCACTTATTATTACAAAGAAAATGGAGATCAGCTATCACTTCGGTCAGCTAAAAAAAGCAGAACATTAACGCGCTTTGATCAACAGACTTCTACACCGTTGACAGGAACATATCTATTTTCAGGAAGAAAAGAAAAAGGAGAAATCACGAGGAGGAATACAGATCAACCCAGAAAAACAATGAAAATTCTCACCGGCAACCGCTTTCACTGGATAGCTTACAATACTGAGACAGGAGAATTTTTCGGGACAGGTGGCGGTAGTTATTCAGCCATCAATGGAAAATATTCAGAAAATATTGAATTTTTTTCAAGAAATAATGCAAGGGTAGGGGCCACATTAACATTCGATTTTGACAAGCAGGGAGGTGACTGGCATCATTCCGGTCTTAGCTCGGCCGGTGAGCCGATATATGAAATTTGGAGTATGAGGAAGAAGTAG
- a CDS encoding rhomboid family intramembrane serine protease has translation MFFPIGDTQVSGGHKPIVSYTFIVINVVVFLIQISTPGNLICQFSAIPIDIVKGEGYFTLLSSIFMHGGWMHLIGNMLFLWVFADNIEAKIGSLQFTIFYLAGGFFASFAHIYFSTTAAELSQIACLPCSASNPCADGMKVSAAVIPSLGASGAISAVLGAYLLMFPKSQIKVLVLLFFRSFYVPALVFLGLWFIQQLFSGLGSLSTSSAASEGVAWWAHIGGFVFGLVAGIYLKQFVKTEIDYKSDEFVA, from the coding sequence ATGTTTTTTCCTATAGGTGATACACAGGTCTCAGGAGGACACAAACCAATAGTCAGTTACACTTTCATAGTCATCAATGTTGTAGTGTTTCTGATACAGATTTCTACACCCGGTAATTTGATATGTCAGTTTTCTGCCATTCCGATAGACATTGTCAAAGGTGAAGGTTACTTTACTTTGCTATCCAGTATTTTTATGCACGGAGGTTGGATGCATCTCATTGGAAATATGCTTTTTTTATGGGTATTTGCAGATAATATAGAAGCAAAGATCGGCAGTCTTCAGTTTACAATATTTTATTTAGCTGGGGGCTTTTTTGCAAGTTTTGCCCATATATATTTCAGTACCACCGCTGCAGAATTGAGCCAGATAGCTTGTCTGCCTTGTTCGGCATCCAATCCCTGTGCAGATGGAATGAAAGTTTCAGCTGCAGTAATACCTTCATTGGGCGCCAGTGGTGCTATATCAGCTGTCCTTGGAGCCTATTTACTGATGTTTCCCAAGTCACAGATTAAAGTATTAGTATTGTTGTTTTTCAGATCATTTTATGTGCCGGCATTGGTGTTTTTGGGATTATGGTTTATTCAGCAACTTTTTTCGGGACTTGGCTCATTGAGTACTTCAAGTGCCGCCAGCGAAGGCGTAGCATGGTGGGCACATATCGGCGGATTTGTGTTTGGATTGGTAGCAGGAATCTATCTCAAACAGTTTGTTAAAACAGAAATCGACTACAAAAGCGATGAATTTGTAGCATGA
- a CDS encoding glucose-1-phosphate thymidylyltransferase, protein MFGDDHWYDLLPLTFTRPISELRVGILTIREKWEKHLNGNASYITQDYLAEKYPISIAQDNILINSTFLPDKQLVNFIFQLRPNEALLLGSELIAARLSELQFDTLSQDKDALQNLKGIDLSNESGITFRRITRPYHIFIENGEEIISDFKLITEGRNSALISDTNRITGKYPVFAEEGAVMEHCIINTNEGPVYLGEKAIIMEGSMIRGAFAACDHTVVKMGAKIYGPTTAGPGCVIGGEVKNSVLQANSNKGHDGYLGNSVIGEWCNLGADTNTSNLKNNYLPVKIWSYTHEKFMDTGQQFCGLIMGDHSKAGINTMFNTGTVVGVAANVFGDGFPRTFIPSFSWGGAAGFSTHKVEKAIETAELVLSRKNLLLTETDRRILEHIFFNTAHVRNN, encoded by the coding sequence ATGTTTGGTGATGATCATTGGTACGATTTGTTGCCATTGACATTTACACGACCTATCAGTGAGTTGAGGGTAGGCATCCTTACCATAAGGGAAAAATGGGAAAAACATTTGAATGGCAACGCCAGTTATATCACTCAGGACTATCTTGCTGAGAAGTATCCTATTAGCATTGCTCAGGATAATATCCTGATTAACAGTACTTTTCTCCCTGACAAACAACTCGTAAATTTTATTTTCCAGCTCCGGCCCAACGAAGCACTCTTATTGGGATCTGAGTTGATCGCAGCAAGGCTCAGTGAATTGCAATTTGATACCTTAAGTCAGGACAAGGATGCCCTTCAGAATCTCAAAGGAATCGATCTTTCCAATGAATCAGGCATCACCTTCCGCAGGATCACCAGACCCTATCATATATTTATCGAGAATGGGGAGGAAATCATCAGTGATTTCAAGTTGATAACGGAAGGCAGAAATTCTGCGTTGATTTCTGATACCAACAGAATTACAGGTAAGTATCCTGTTTTTGCTGAAGAAGGTGCAGTGATGGAGCATTGTATAATCAATACAAATGAAGGCCCGGTATACCTGGGAGAAAAAGCCATCATTATGGAAGGTTCGATGATCAGAGGTGCTTTTGCCGCTTGTGACCATACGGTGGTAAAAATGGGTGCAAAAATTTATGGCCCGACTACAGCAGGCCCGGGATGTGTGATCGGTGGTGAAGTGAAAAATTCTGTATTGCAAGCCAATTCCAACAAAGGACACGACGGTTATCTGGGTAATAGTGTTATCGGTGAATGGTGTAATCTTGGTGCAGATACCAACACATCCAATCTTAAAAACAATTACCTGCCTGTAAAAATTTGGTCTTATACGCATGAAAAATTTATGGACACAGGACAACAGTTTTGTGGTCTTATCATGGGGGATCATTCTAAAGCCGGTATCAATACAATGTTTAATACAGGCACTGTCGTAGGAGTAGCGGCTAATGTTTTCGGAGACGGATTTCCACGGACTTTTATCCCATCATTTTCCTGGGGAGGTGCAGCTGGTTTTAGCACTCACAAAGTTGAAAAGGCTATCGAGACCGCAGAATTGGTGTTAAGCAGAAAAAATTTACTGCTTACTGAAACAGATAGAAGAATTTTGGAACATATATTTTTCAATACAGCACATGTGAGAAATAATTAA
- a CDS encoding type B 50S ribosomal protein L31: protein MKKDIHPQDYRMVVFKDISNDEMFLTRSCTKTRDTAVFTDGKEYPLIKMEISSYSHPFFTGKTKFVDTAGRIDKFNKKFAKFGNK, encoded by the coding sequence ATGAAGAAGGACATACATCCTCAGGATTACAGAATGGTAGTGTTTAAAGACATTTCAAATGATGAGATGTTTCTTACAAGAAGTTGTACAAAAACCAGAGATACTGCCGTTTTTACGGATGGTAAAGAGTATCCTTTAATTAAGATGGAAATATCATCTTACTCTCACCCGTTCTTTACAGGTAAGACCAAATTTGTGGATACTGCAGGTAGAATCGATAAGTTCAACAAAAAATTTGCAAAATTTGGTAATAAGTAA
- a CDS encoding DUF805 domain-containing protein, producing MEYMLMPLKKFADFNGRARRKEYWMFILFFNIISIPVKKLDELFFSTSEGGDNVLESILIITFFIPILAVIIRRMHDVGKSGWYFLIPIYNLILALTEGEKGFNKYGPDPKNPTNELESLGKDDFV from the coding sequence ATGGAATACATGTTAATGCCTCTCAAAAAATTCGCCGACTTTAATGGACGGGCAAGAAGAAAGGAGTACTGGATGTTTATCTTGTTTTTTAACATTATTTCCATTCCTGTAAAAAAGTTGGATGAATTGTTTTTTTCTACTTCTGAAGGAGGAGATAATGTACTTGAATCCATCTTGATAATAACTTTTTTCATTCCAATTCTGGCAGTTATCATAAGGAGGATGCATGATGTAGGAAAAAGTGGATGGTATTTTCTGATTCCTATCTATAATCTGATTTTAGCACTTACAGAAGGAGAAAAAGGCTTTAATAAGTATGGACCGGACCCAAAGAATCCAACCAATGAATTGGAAAGTTTAGGAAAAGATGATTTTGTGTAA
- the fabG gene encoding 3-oxoacyl-[acyl-carrier-protein] reductase, with the protein MGLLQGKVALITGGSRGIGEAIVLTFAQQGADIAFTYLSSEENAQAVAKEAGNFGVKVIAYKSDASDYQQAEKLINDVTAEFGKIDILINNAGITKDTLMLRMSEEQWDQVMDVNLKSVFNLTKHVLKPMMKNKSGSIINMGSVVGVFGNAGQANYAASKAGIIGFSKSIAKEVGSRNIRCNVIAPGFIETDMTHVLTDEQKKAYTDSIPLKRLGLGDDVAQACVYLGSDMSLYVTGQVLSVCGGLNV; encoded by the coding sequence ATGGGATTACTTCAGGGCAAGGTAGCTTTAATCACAGGTGGATCAAGAGGAATCGGTGAGGCCATTGTACTCACTTTTGCACAGCAAGGAGCAGATATCGCATTTACATATCTTTCTTCAGAAGAGAACGCTCAGGCAGTCGCCAAAGAAGCCGGGAATTTTGGTGTCAAGGTTATTGCTTATAAATCAGACGCATCTGACTATCAGCAAGCAGAAAAACTCATCAATGATGTGACTGCAGAATTTGGAAAGATCGATATACTTATCAATAATGCCGGCATCACTAAGGATACCCTTATGTTGAGAATGTCTGAGGAGCAGTGGGATCAGGTCATGGATGTCAATCTCAAGTCAGTATTTAATCTGACCAAACACGTACTCAAACCGATGATGAAAAACAAATCCGGTTCCATCATCAATATGGGGTCAGTGGTTGGTGTTTTTGGAAACGCCGGTCAGGCCAACTATGCTGCATCAAAAGCAGGCATCATAGGATTTTCAAAATCCATCGCTAAGGAAGTAGGATCCCGAAATATCAGGTGTAATGTCATCGCTCCTGGCTTTATCGAAACGGACATGACCCATGTACTCACAGATGAGCAGAAAAAGGCATACACCGACAGCATTCCGCTAAAGAGACTGGGTCTGGGTGATGATGTGGCTCAGGCTTGTGTATATCTGGGTTCGGATATGTCTCTGTATGTTACAGGACAGGTGCTAAGTGTTTGCGGTGGTTTAAATGTTTAA
- a CDS encoding MerC domain-containing protein translates to MKSFFKLHPDSAGFFTSMLCAIHCSAVPLLISTGLLSSSTWLHNHAIDWVVILTGIFIASYSLVGDFIKKHRNYTPVLLGGVGFAFLLIGMIDHHGWMLVFSVMGGLMVATAHVINHRLGAMCTAKSHS, encoded by the coding sequence ATGAAATCCTTTTTTAAATTACATCCGGATTCTGCGGGATTTTTTACATCTATGTTATGTGCAATCCACTGTTCAGCAGTACCCTTACTGATTTCTACAGGATTATTGAGTTCAAGTACGTGGTTACACAACCATGCTATTGATTGGGTAGTAATTTTAACGGGGATTTTCATTGCATCCTACTCTCTGGTAGGTGATTTTATTAAAAAGCATAGAAACTATACACCTGTCCTTCTAGGTGGTGTGGGATTTGCATTTTTGCTCATAGGCATGATCGATCACCATGGATGGATGCTTGTCTTCAGTGTCATGGGAGGCCTTATGGTGGCCACGGCACATGTGATCAATCACAGACTTGGAGCAATGTGCACCGCAAAGAGTCATTCCTAA